From one Synechococcus sp. WH 8016 genomic stretch:
- the rsmH gene encoding 16S rRNA (cytosine(1402)-N(4))-methyltransferase RsmH, with translation MPDHSLSSAVTFSHVPVLAEMLMQVLSEQPPSLWQNTAVIDATLGGGGHSELILERCPGVRLLGLDQDPTARAAAASRLEPFLERVQIVPINFAAFEPQEPVSLVLADLGVSSPQLDVASRGFSFRLDGPLDMRMNPAAGGETAAEMIERLDVNALADLIYAFGEERLSRRIARRIKADLEAEGAYSGTAALAYAVAGCYSPKARRGRIHPATRTFQALRIAVNDELGALDRLLQTAPGWLKPGGLLAIISFHSLEDRRVKTAFLQEERLERVTRKPLMASEQEQEENPRSRSAKLRIARRRPDNTRLES, from the coding sequence ATGCCCGATCACTCGCTGTCTTCTGCTGTGACGTTCAGCCATGTGCCCGTATTGGCAGAAATGCTGATGCAGGTTCTGTCTGAACAGCCCCCATCTCTCTGGCAGAACACAGCTGTGATCGACGCCACTCTGGGTGGTGGTGGCCATAGCGAACTCATCCTGGAACGCTGTCCTGGCGTTCGTTTGCTTGGATTGGATCAGGACCCCACGGCCAGGGCTGCCGCTGCGTCAAGGCTGGAGCCTTTCCTGGAGCGCGTGCAAATCGTGCCGATCAACTTTGCTGCCTTTGAACCGCAGGAACCGGTGTCGTTAGTGCTGGCAGACCTGGGGGTGAGCAGTCCCCAATTGGATGTGGCCTCCAGAGGCTTCAGCTTCCGCCTGGATGGTCCCTTGGATATGCGCATGAACCCAGCGGCTGGGGGTGAAACGGCAGCGGAGATGATCGAGCGGTTGGATGTGAATGCTCTGGCTGACCTGATTTACGCCTTTGGTGAGGAACGTTTGTCTCGCAGGATTGCTCGCCGGATCAAGGCGGATCTGGAGGCAGAAGGCGCCTATTCAGGCACGGCAGCGTTGGCTTATGCCGTGGCGGGGTGTTATTCACCGAAAGCACGACGGGGAAGGATTCATCCCGCCACGCGCACGTTTCAGGCGCTGCGGATCGCCGTGAACGATGAATTGGGAGCGCTGGACCGATTGCTGCAGACAGCACCTGGATGGCTGAAACCAGGCGGGTTGTTGGCGATCATCAGTTTTCATTCGTTGGAAGATCGCCGCGTCAAAACCGCTTTCCTCCAAGAGGAACGGCTCGAGCGGGTCACGCGCAAACCGTTGATGGCGTCAGAGCAGGAGCAGGAAGAGAATCCGCGCAGTCGCAGCGCAAAACTCAGAATTGCGAGGCGGAGGCCTGACAACACTCGGCTTGAGTCATGA
- a CDS encoding DUF2752 domain-containing protein, whose translation MVLWFKGRYPQIPGWDCPFRGITGIPGPGCYLTRATSAALTGDLHRALEFHLFGPIVAAALLSWSVMALCKRRLIPVRFRLAPISIVASAFALYWLLRLVLSYGFGVVGSPGFPAPG comes from the coding sequence ATGGTCCTCTGGTTCAAAGGACGCTACCCGCAAATCCCAGGCTGGGACTGTCCATTTCGCGGTATCACAGGAATTCCCGGCCCAGGCTGCTATCTAACGAGGGCCACCTCCGCCGCTCTCACTGGTGACCTTCACCGTGCCTTGGAGTTCCATCTGTTTGGGCCGATTGTGGCGGCAGCATTGCTGAGCTGGAGCGTCATGGCCCTTTGCAAGCGGCGGCTCATCCCGGTGCGTTTCAGGCTTGCACCCATCAGCATCGTTGCTTCCGCCTTCGCTCTGTATTGGCTCCTTCGGCTGGTGCTCAGCTATGGCTTTGGAGTGGTTGGTTCGCCGGGCTTTCCAGCTCCAGGCTGA
- a CDS encoding TM2 domain-containing protein: MTVLSETEISNKKLAAGLLGIFLGSFGIHKFVLGYNNAGIIMLVVSLAGGVVTCGVATGVMSVIGMIEGIIYLTKSTDEFREMYLEQQKAWF; encoded by the coding sequence ATGACCGTGCTGTCGGAAACCGAAATCAGCAACAAAAAGCTGGCAGCAGGTCTGTTGGGAATTTTTTTGGGCTCATTCGGTATTCACAAGTTTGTTTTGGGATACAACAACGCCGGAATCATCATGTTGGTGGTGAGCTTGGCTGGCGGGGTTGTGACCTGTGGTGTCGCGACCGGCGTGATGTCCGTGATCGGAATGATTGAAGGCATCATTTACCTCACCAAATCCACAGATGAATTCAGGGAGATGTATCTCGAGCAGCAAAAGGCTTGGTTTTAA
- a CDS encoding o-succinylbenzoate synthase, whose amino-acid sequence MELRVQIRPYAFKLTRPLQTATGVLEQRRGWLLRVESSAGRLGWGEVSPLDLQQLEACQDAMVPMMEPGVIWTTSELERLLAAGPAALAFALGAALAELDGELGSASCIGWLQAPPSAFLLPAGAAMQDALDRLLSSVNCSLPFTLKWKVAACDHEQEWCLLQGLLDKLPASARLRLDANGGWDRLQAWRWVEKLRGDPRVEWLEQPLAADDWEGLQAIAALVPVALDESLQAHPGWRDQWESWQVRRPLLEGDPRPLLRDLGRGKPRLMLSTTFETGIGGRWLAHLAALQAQGETPAAPGLAPGWCPAGPLFSSDPAEVWEAAGGVG is encoded by the coding sequence ATGGAGCTGCGCGTGCAGATCAGGCCCTATGCGTTCAAGCTCACGCGCCCACTCCAGACTGCTACTGGTGTCTTGGAGCAACGTCGGGGTTGGTTGTTGCGCGTGGAAAGTTCGGCCGGTCGTCTCGGATGGGGTGAGGTGTCGCCCTTGGATCTCCAGCAGCTCGAGGCCTGCCAAGACGCCATGGTGCCGATGATGGAGCCTGGGGTTATTTGGACCACCAGCGAGCTTGAGCGCTTGCTGGCGGCCGGGCCGGCGGCGCTGGCTTTCGCCCTTGGTGCTGCCCTCGCCGAGCTGGATGGTGAGCTGGGGAGTGCCTCTTGTATTGGCTGGCTGCAAGCGCCACCGTCGGCGTTTTTGTTGCCGGCAGGAGCTGCGATGCAGGATGCCCTGGATCGCCTGCTGTCCAGCGTGAATTGCAGCCTGCCGTTCACGCTGAAGTGGAAGGTGGCGGCCTGCGACCACGAGCAGGAGTGGTGCTTGCTTCAGGGTCTTCTCGACAAGCTTCCTGCGTCGGCACGCTTGCGGCTCGATGCCAATGGCGGTTGGGACAGGCTTCAGGCTTGGCGCTGGGTGGAGAAGCTACGCGGGGATCCACGGGTGGAGTGGTTGGAGCAACCGCTTGCGGCTGATGATTGGGAGGGCCTTCAGGCCATCGCTGCGCTGGTGCCGGTCGCTCTCGATGAGTCCTTGCAGGCCCATCCCGGCTGGCGGGATCAGTGGGAGAGCTGGCAGGTGCGCCGACCGTTGTTGGAGGGAGACCCCAGGCCTCTCCTGCGGGACCTGGGCCGCGGCAAGCCCCGCCTGATGTTGAGCACAACGTTTGAAACCGGGATCGGTGGCCGTTGGCTGGCGCATTTAGCGGCCCTGCAGGCACAGGGGGAAACACCGGCGGCTCCTGGTCTGGCTCCGGGATGGTGTCCGGCTGGCCCCCTGTTCAGTTCTGATCCTGCAGAGGTGTGGGAAGCAGCCGGAGGGGTCGGGTGA
- a CDS encoding DUF456 domain-containing protein — MNIPWSADGLWWLALLVQLLAIPGTLLPLLPGLIWLPVGGLVWIAAVGWQQAWLEFAVALVLFGLGLVSDLLALGLASMRLKASRWSAAGAGVGLVLGVFGLLPALPFGGPLLGALFGPWLGALVVETWVTKKPPRNLGWLEALRQGSVVGLAVVAGLLVSRLAQLFLALLGIAAFIGLSFR, encoded by the coding sequence ATGAACATTCCCTGGTCTGCCGACGGGTTGTGGTGGCTGGCGCTGTTGGTGCAGCTGCTGGCGATTCCTGGCACGCTCTTGCCCTTGCTCCCAGGCTTGATCTGGCTCCCTGTGGGGGGACTGGTGTGGATCGCTGCTGTCGGATGGCAGCAGGCCTGGCTTGAGTTCGCCGTCGCTTTGGTGTTGTTTGGTCTGGGCCTTGTGTCCGACCTGTTGGCGTTGGGCCTGGCCTCGATGCGCCTAAAGGCCAGCCGTTGGTCTGCAGCAGGGGCAGGGGTAGGTCTGGTTTTAGGGGTGTTTGGCCTGCTTCCGGCCCTTCCTTTTGGAGGCCCACTGCTTGGAGCTTTGTTCGGCCCCTGGCTTGGGGCCTTGGTGGTGGAGACCTGGGTCACAAAAAAGCCACCCCGAAATTTGGGGTGGCTTGAGGCACTGCGCCAGGGATCCGTCGTGGGATTGGCCGTTGTCGCCGGACTTCTTGTGAGTCGTCTGGCTCAACTGTTTCTGGCGCTGCTTGGGATTGCGGCTTTTATTGGGCTCAGTTTTCGTTGA
- the menA gene encoding 2-carboxy-1,4-naphthoquinone phytyltransferase, giving the protein MPDPQAVATRYSMSDRRRLWKAAIKWRMYSVAVMPVLLAAGWRLGGQESVRWLQFSGFLLAAVLLLLWENLSNDLFDADTGVDVVGKPHSIVALVGQRRSVRRWAGLALILGLGLMLMLALRSSLAVLPLVLVSCGLGYLYQGPPFRLGYRGLGEPLCWLAFGPFATAAALLVLAPADQAGVPWQLALLLGSGPALATSLVLFCSHFHQLDEDAAHGKRSPVVRLGTAKAASLVPWFVAGTLALEWVPVLHGDWPLTALFSAIGLPAASALIRLLREHHAEPDRIAGSKFLALRFQALNGLGLSAGLALGPLLS; this is encoded by the coding sequence ATGCCAGATCCCCAGGCTGTCGCAACCCGTTACTCCATGTCCGATCGCCGACGCCTGTGGAAGGCCGCCATCAAGTGGCGGATGTATTCGGTTGCCGTGATGCCCGTGCTGTTGGCGGCAGGTTGGCGACTAGGCGGCCAGGAGTCGGTGCGCTGGTTGCAGTTCTCGGGGTTTTTGCTGGCGGCGGTGCTGCTGCTTCTCTGGGAAAACCTCAGCAATGATCTGTTTGACGCCGATACCGGTGTGGATGTGGTCGGCAAGCCGCATTCGATCGTGGCCCTGGTAGGGCAGCGACGGTCTGTTCGGCGTTGGGCCGGTCTGGCGTTGATCTTGGGTTTAGGCCTGATGCTGATGCTCGCTCTGCGCAGTTCGTTGGCAGTGCTCCCGCTTGTGCTTGTGAGCTGTGGGCTCGGATATCTGTACCAAGGCCCACCCTTTCGTTTGGGATATCGGGGCTTGGGGGAACCGCTTTGCTGGCTTGCTTTTGGTCCCTTTGCGACGGCGGCGGCATTGCTTGTACTGGCTCCTGCTGATCAGGCGGGAGTGCCTTGGCAGCTTGCGTTGTTGCTTGGCTCAGGCCCTGCTTTGGCCACGTCTCTGGTGTTGTTTTGCTCCCATTTTCACCAACTGGATGAGGACGCGGCCCATGGCAAACGCTCTCCCGTGGTGCGCTTGGGAACGGCCAAAGCGGCTTCCTTGGTGCCCTGGTTTGTGGCCGGCACCCTCGCGCTCGAGTGGGTGCCGGTTCTTCATGGTGATTGGCCGCTGACGGCCCTTTTCAGCGCGATTGGCCTGCCAGCGGCATCAGCGCTGATCCGTTTGCTGCGGGAACACCATGCCGAACCAGATCGGATTGCTGGCAGCAAATTTTTGGCGCTGCGTTTTCAGGCTTTAAACGGTCTTGGCTTAAGCGCGGGATTAGCACTCGGCCCCCTCCTGAGTTGA
- the gshB gene encoding glutathione synthase yields the protein MRHLFVLDPLDRINPAKDSTAALMQAAQRAGHEVWASTPADLIALGDEPLAVAVPVKPDPWIEIGEPERCPLRRFGAIWMRKDPPVDEAYLYATHLLDVAERAGALVLNRPASLRSWNEKLGALRFSRWMAPTLVSGRISELSAFAREQEEVVLKPLGGRAGLGVVRVSASAPGLGALLELVTEQGSLPVMAQRFLPAVTDGDKRILLVDGEPLGAVNRKPKEGEFRSNLAVGGFPEATELTDRERLICEALAPALRSEGLFFVGIDVIGGMLSEINVTSPTGIREVERLMHVPLADMVIARLSGAS from the coding sequence ATGCGCCACCTCTTTGTGTTGGATCCGCTGGATCGGATCAACCCTGCCAAAGATTCCACAGCCGCGTTGATGCAGGCGGCCCAGCGCGCCGGCCATGAGGTCTGGGCGTCCACGCCTGCAGATTTGATTGCCCTCGGTGATGAGCCCCTAGCGGTGGCTGTGCCGGTGAAGCCGGATCCCTGGATTGAGATCGGTGAACCAGAACGCTGTCCGCTCAGGCGCTTTGGAGCGATCTGGATGCGGAAAGATCCTCCCGTTGATGAGGCCTACCTCTACGCAACTCATCTGCTCGATGTGGCCGAGCGAGCAGGAGCCCTGGTGCTGAACCGTCCGGCATCGCTGCGCAGTTGGAACGAAAAGCTTGGTGCCCTGCGCTTCAGTCGTTGGATGGCTCCAACGTTGGTGTCGGGCCGAATTTCGGAGCTGTCGGCTTTTGCGCGCGAACAGGAGGAAGTGGTTCTGAAGCCCCTCGGTGGCCGGGCTGGTTTAGGTGTTGTGCGCGTCTCCGCGTCAGCGCCAGGCCTAGGAGCTTTGCTGGAACTGGTCACGGAACAGGGTTCCCTTCCGGTGATGGCGCAACGGTTTCTGCCGGCCGTCACCGATGGTGATAAGCGGATCTTGTTGGTGGATGGAGAACCTCTAGGCGCTGTGAACCGCAAGCCCAAAGAGGGGGAGTTTCGTAGCAACCTGGCCGTTGGGGGATTTCCGGAGGCCACGGAGCTCACGGATCGGGAACGCTTGATTTGTGAGGCCTTGGCTCCCGCGTTGCGCTCGGAAGGCTTGTTCTTTGTGGGTATCGATGTGATTGGCGGGATGCTCAGTGAAATCAACGTCACCAGCCCAACCGGCATTCGTGAGGTGGAGCGGCTGATGCACGTGCCTTTGGCCGACATGGTGATTGCACGTCTGAGTGGTGCGTCCTGA
- a CDS encoding NAD(P)H-quinone oxidoreductase subunit H: MTQLETRTEPMVVNFGPHHPSMHGVLRLVVTLDGEDVVDCEPVIGYLHRGMEKIAENRTNVMYVPYVSRMDYAAGMFYEAIVVNAPERLANIPVPKRASYIRVLMLELNRIANHLLWLGPFLADVGAQTPFFYIFREREMIYDLWEAATGQRLINNNYFRIGGVAADLPWGWLEKCKDFCDWFGPKIDEYEKLITNNPIFRRRIEGLGVIGREEAINWSLSGPMLRASGVPWDLRKVDHYECYDDFDWDVVCEKEGDCFARYRVRIEEMRQSLKILRQACDMIPGGPTENLEAQRMAEGKDSAFAGFDYQYVAKKVAPTFKIPNGELYTRLESGKGEIGVFIQGNNDVTPWRFKIRAADSNNLQILPHILKGHKVADIMAILGSIDVIMGSVDR; encoded by the coding sequence ATGACGCAGCTGGAAACGCGCACCGAGCCGATGGTGGTCAACTTCGGCCCCCATCACCCCTCCATGCATGGGGTGCTGAGGCTCGTCGTGACCCTGGACGGTGAAGACGTTGTGGATTGCGAACCGGTGATCGGCTATCTCCACCGCGGCATGGAGAAGATCGCCGAGAACCGCACCAACGTGATGTACGTGCCCTACGTGAGCCGTATGGATTACGCAGCGGGCATGTTTTACGAGGCCATCGTGGTGAACGCTCCAGAGCGCCTCGCCAACATCCCTGTTCCCAAGAGGGCTAGTTACATCCGGGTCTTGATGCTGGAGCTCAACCGGATCGCCAACCACCTGCTCTGGCTTGGCCCCTTCCTCGCTGATGTTGGTGCCCAAACACCGTTCTTCTACATCTTCCGTGAACGGGAGATGATTTACGACCTGTGGGAAGCGGCCACGGGTCAGCGACTAATCAACAACAACTATTTCCGCATCGGTGGTGTGGCCGCCGACTTGCCCTGGGGCTGGCTGGAAAAATGTAAGGATTTTTGCGACTGGTTTGGACCAAAAATCGATGAGTACGAAAAGCTCATCACCAACAACCCGATTTTCCGTCGCCGCATTGAAGGCCTCGGCGTGATCGGCCGAGAAGAGGCCATCAATTGGAGCTTGTCGGGTCCCATGCTGCGCGCCTCCGGAGTGCCTTGGGATCTCCGCAAGGTGGATCACTACGAGTGCTACGACGATTTCGATTGGGATGTGGTCTGCGAGAAGGAGGGTGACTGTTTTGCTCGCTATCGCGTGCGCATCGAAGAGATGCGTCAATCGCTGAAAATCCTGCGCCAAGCCTGCGACATGATCCCCGGCGGCCCCACAGAGAATCTCGAAGCCCAGCGGATGGCAGAAGGGAAAGACAGTGCCTTTGCCGGATTCGATTACCAGTACGTGGCCAAAAAAGTGGCGCCTACCTTCAAGATCCCGAATGGCGAGCTTTACACCCGCCTGGAATCAGGCAAGGGCGAAATCGGGGTGTTCATCCAGGGCAACAACGACGTCACCCCCTGGCGCTTCAAGATCAGGGCCGCCGACAGCAACAACCTCCAGATCCTTCCTCACATCCTGAAGGGACACAAAGTCGCCGACATCATGGCGATCTTGGGCTCGATCGACGTGATCATGGGATCTGTCGATCGCTGA
- a CDS encoding isochorismate synthase MenF codes for MTAAAKQPTAAQRFDTLLNTAQRAWQQRQVEEGTFSLALQIPAQDPLKQLPCLAGESSFRFLWDSAPGLCLAAAGQCQHLDLAGPRRFELAQRFSDTTLQRLIDASPEAPCQARSRVLLAFSFFEQSREQQGSVEAAPCLQALLPRWQLSSHGQQSWLRMHGHASDASDVRVLVEVLWQMAEALNASSPHDRPGDATVLGTPVGCWQERYQPALEQGLALVNEGALHKLVLAVRQSIELTTPLSPLPLLERLRHQQTGSCRFLWQRGSHDAFFGASPERLLSLRNGRLRSDALAGTAGRGEGGETLMQSSKDRHEHELVVKAISESLHEEGLKPQSPRRPQLARHGQLIHLHTPISADATGHQALALAAALHPTPAVAGLPRREAMHWLQTLEPFERGGYAAPIGWIDQAGDAELRVAIRCGHLRGHQLDLTAGAGLVRGSIAERELQEVSQKLAVLADQLDLHSGSRERTQSPLH; via the coding sequence ATGACAGCCGCTGCCAAACAACCAACGGCTGCTCAGCGGTTCGACACGCTGCTCAACACCGCTCAGCGCGCCTGGCAACAGCGCCAAGTGGAGGAGGGCACCTTCAGCCTCGCCCTGCAGATTCCTGCTCAGGATCCCCTGAAGCAGTTGCCCTGCCTAGCGGGAGAGAGCTCGTTCCGCTTCCTGTGGGACAGCGCCCCAGGCCTCTGCCTCGCTGCCGCTGGTCAATGCCAACACCTTGACCTGGCAGGTCCACGCCGCTTTGAACTGGCCCAACGCTTCAGCGACACCACCCTGCAACGCCTGATCGATGCCAGCCCTGAGGCACCGTGCCAAGCCCGGTCTCGCGTCTTGCTCGCCTTCAGTTTTTTTGAGCAGAGCAGGGAACAGCAGGGCAGCGTGGAGGCGGCCCCCTGCTTGCAAGCGCTGCTCCCGCGCTGGCAGCTCAGTAGCCATGGCCAACAAAGCTGGTTGCGCATGCATGGCCATGCCTCCGATGCCTCCGATGTGCGGGTCTTGGTGGAAGTGCTTTGGCAGATGGCCGAAGCGCTCAACGCAAGCTCGCCTCACGATCGGCCAGGCGATGCAACGGTTCTGGGGACCCCCGTAGGCTGCTGGCAAGAGCGCTATCAACCCGCACTCGAGCAAGGGTTGGCATTGGTGAATGAGGGAGCGCTGCACAAGCTGGTGCTGGCGGTTCGTCAGTCGATCGAACTCACCACACCTCTCTCCCCCTTGCCGCTGCTGGAGAGGCTGCGGCATCAGCAAACAGGTAGCTGCCGCTTCCTCTGGCAACGCGGCAGCCACGATGCTTTTTTTGGAGCCTCACCGGAGCGTCTGCTGAGCCTGCGAAACGGACGGTTACGAAGTGATGCCCTAGCCGGCACCGCTGGTCGAGGCGAAGGCGGCGAAACCCTGATGCAATCGAGCAAGGACCGCCATGAACATGAGCTGGTGGTGAAAGCGATCAGCGAGAGCCTTCATGAGGAAGGGCTTAAACCCCAGAGCCCCCGGCGGCCCCAACTGGCGCGCCACGGGCAACTGATCCATCTGCACACCCCGATCAGTGCCGATGCCACAGGGCATCAAGCCCTGGCCCTCGCCGCCGCACTGCACCCCACCCCCGCCGTCGCGGGACTGCCAAGGCGGGAGGCAATGCATTGGCTGCAAACCCTTGAACCCTTCGAGCGGGGTGGGTATGCAGCACCCATAGGCTGGATCGACCAAGCGGGGGATGCGGAATTGCGGGTTGCGATCCGCTGCGGACACCTGCGCGGGCACCAGCTCGACCTCACCGCAGGCGCTGGCCTGGTGCGGGGATCGATTGCGGAGCGGGAATTACAAGAGGTCAGTCAAAAGCTGGCCGTCCTCGCCGACCAGCTTGATCTTCATTCAGGGAGCAGGGAGCGAACGCAGTCACCACTCCATTAA
- a CDS encoding AMP-binding protein translates to MATFAALEQAVEAGAWLHLQVGQDGGRLTDGDLSLPDSLSDLAWPRKGGVVLASGGSQGGRSWCLQPWAHLDGSAAACGRWLGGIGLSSEGVILLNPLPVHHISGLMPWWRSRLWGAEHVLLPPLLMKDPPSLLATCRDVPGWGQKPAVVSLVPTQLKRLLDHPEGLAWLRHLALVWVGGAGLPAPLAERARDQGIRLAPCYGATETAAMVVAQAPDRFLQGELGCGAPLDDVELQLDRAGVLRVRTERLALARWRDGRLDPLVDAEGWWSTGDAAALVSAGEGDLRVQIRGRVDGAIHSGGETVFPEQLSQRLLHHAQEQGLPLEAVLLLPVPSEEWGQRLVALVRCRDGWIETEGWASVQASMRKMTSGWLPAEQPLQWLECAVLEPSLEGKWERGRWQRWLESQELSLLR, encoded by the coding sequence ATGGCGACGTTCGCCGCCCTGGAGCAAGCGGTGGAGGCGGGGGCCTGGTTGCACTTGCAGGTGGGCCAGGATGGTGGACGTCTAACCGATGGAGACCTCTCACTCCCCGACTCACTCTCCGACCTTGCTTGGCCGCGCAAGGGAGGTGTGGTGTTGGCCAGTGGTGGTAGCCAGGGGGGGCGGAGCTGGTGCCTGCAGCCGTGGGCTCACCTCGATGGCTCTGCGGCAGCGTGTGGACGCTGGCTAGGGGGGATTGGCCTCAGCTCAGAGGGGGTGATCCTGCTCAATCCCCTGCCGGTTCATCACATCAGTGGCTTGATGCCTTGGTGGCGCAGTCGCCTTTGGGGAGCAGAGCACGTTCTGCTTCCGCCTTTGCTGATGAAAGATCCGCCGTCCTTGCTGGCGACCTGTCGGGACGTCCCTGGTTGGGGCCAGAAACCGGCCGTGGTGTCTTTGGTGCCAACCCAGCTCAAACGCTTGCTGGATCACCCCGAGGGGCTGGCTTGGTTGCGGCATTTGGCACTGGTTTGGGTGGGAGGCGCCGGGCTGCCTGCCCCCTTGGCGGAGCGTGCTCGCGATCAGGGGATTCGCCTTGCTCCTTGCTATGGCGCCACCGAAACCGCTGCGATGGTGGTGGCGCAGGCGCCCGATCGCTTCCTTCAAGGGGAGCTGGGCTGTGGTGCTCCCCTCGATGATGTGGAGCTGCAGCTGGACCGGGCTGGTGTGTTGAGGGTGCGAACGGAGCGTTTAGCGCTGGCTCGCTGGCGTGATGGTCGGCTGGATCCCCTCGTGGATGCTGAGGGCTGGTGGAGCACCGGAGATGCGGCCGCTCTCGTTTCTGCAGGGGAGGGGGATCTGCGCGTGCAGATACGAGGCCGGGTTGATGGTGCCATCCATTCCGGGGGTGAAACGGTGTTTCCAGAGCAGCTCAGCCAACGCCTCCTGCATCATGCGCAGGAGCAGGGTCTGCCGCTGGAAGCTGTGCTGCTGCTGCCCGTTCCTAGTGAGGAATGGGGGCAGCGTTTGGTGGCGTTGGTTCGTTGCCGTGATGGCTGGATTGAGACCGAGGGCTGGGCGTCGGTGCAAGCATCGATGCGCAAGATGACCTCAGGCTGGCTACCGGCCGAGCAACCGTTGCAATGGCTTGAGTGCGCGGTTCTTGAACCCTCGTTGGAGGGCAAATGGGAGCGGGGTCGTTGGCAGCGCTGGCTGGAGTCGCAAGAATTAAGTCTTCTGCGCTAA
- a CDS encoding thioesterase family protein, giving the protein MPSPDHWLQLQRNVRFGETDAAGVMHFYQLLRWCHEAWEESLNRYGIGAGTIFPGCRDASERPTIALPVVHCEADFQRPVHGGDDLRILLEPQRLNPGCFEVRYRFQIEETEVARGLIRHLAIETESRRRCALPEPIDLWLEASTVGRLEAI; this is encoded by the coding sequence GTGCCATCCCCCGACCACTGGCTTCAGCTTCAACGCAACGTGCGCTTTGGGGAGACCGATGCCGCAGGCGTGATGCATTTTTATCAGCTGCTTCGCTGGTGCCATGAGGCCTGGGAAGAGAGCCTTAACCGTTATGGCATCGGCGCAGGCACCATCTTCCCTGGCTGTCGAGATGCCAGTGAAAGGCCCACCATCGCCCTACCGGTGGTGCATTGCGAAGCTGATTTCCAACGGCCGGTGCATGGAGGCGATGACCTGAGAATCCTGCTCGAACCTCAACGGCTCAACCCCGGCTGTTTCGAGGTGAGATATCGCTTTCAGATCGAGGAAACCGAGGTTGCGCGTGGTCTCATTCGGCACCTTGCCATCGAAACCGAAAGTCGCAGGCGCTGCGCCTTACCAGAGCCGATTGATCTCTGGCTAGAGGCCTCAACCGTAGGAAGACTCGAAGCGATCTAA
- a CDS encoding cysteine desulfurase family protein, with amino-acid sequence MLPSSDTVSTQGGAIALDHQATTPCHEDVMTAMEPWWREQWGNPSSRQHRLGLTAAAAVQVAREQLSDCLNCSAEQLIFTSGATEANNIALLGHARAVSRERGKPGHLISMVSEHHAVLDPLQQLRSEGFRITLLSPEPDGLLDPKKLEAAISEDTQLVSVMLANNEIGVIQPLPEVAALCRAHGVTLHSDAAQAFGHIPLDSQGLGADFLSLSAHKLNGPKGVGALICHPELAVEPLQWGGGQERGLRPGTLPVPLIMGFAKAAELALSDLESRSQRLEQLRNRLWEGVKQRHPTVLLNGHATARLPHNLNITIPGVLGSKLHRALRSRVACSSGSACSRGEPSHVLMALGRSRQEAEASLRLSLGRSTTDGDIDQAIQALNDVIHQLRHKA; translated from the coding sequence ATGCTGCCAAGTTCTGACACCGTCTCGACACAGGGGGGAGCCATCGCCCTCGATCATCAAGCCACCACCCCGTGTCACGAGGATGTGATGACGGCAATGGAGCCCTGGTGGAGGGAGCAGTGGGGCAACCCTTCCAGCCGGCAACATCGACTGGGACTCACGGCCGCCGCCGCCGTGCAAGTGGCCCGAGAACAATTAAGTGATTGCCTTAACTGCTCTGCCGAACAGCTGATCTTCACTAGCGGAGCCACCGAGGCCAACAACATCGCCCTGCTTGGACATGCACGAGCCGTCTCCCGCGAGAGGGGAAAACCAGGGCATCTGATCAGCATGGTCAGCGAACATCACGCTGTTCTCGACCCTCTTCAGCAGCTACGGAGCGAAGGCTTTCGCATCACTCTGCTCTCGCCCGAGCCGGATGGTCTTCTCGACCCAAAAAAGCTTGAGGCCGCCATCAGCGAAGACACCCAGTTGGTCAGCGTGATGCTGGCTAATAACGAGATCGGCGTCATCCAGCCACTTCCTGAAGTCGCCGCCCTTTGTAGAGCTCACGGGGTGACGCTGCATAGCGATGCCGCTCAAGCCTTCGGCCACATCCCCCTGGATAGCCAAGGTCTTGGCGCAGATTTCCTCAGCCTGAGCGCCCACAAACTGAACGGACCGAAAGGGGTCGGTGCTCTGATCTGCCACCCGGAGCTAGCGGTGGAACCGCTGCAATGGGGAGGGGGACAAGAACGGGGGTTGAGACCTGGCACCTTGCCGGTGCCGCTCATCATGGGCTTTGCCAAAGCGGCGGAGTTGGCCCTAAGCGATCTCGAAAGCCGCAGTCAACGCCTCGAACAATTGCGCAATCGGCTTTGGGAGGGCGTGAAACAGAGACACCCAACCGTTCTTCTCAACGGGCACGCCACGGCTCGACTCCCGCACAACCTCAACATCACCATTCCTGGTGTCTTGGGAAGCAAACTGCATCGAGCGCTGAGATCTCGCGTGGCCTGCAGCAGTGGCTCGGCCTGCAGTCGCGGTGAACCTTCCCATGTGCTGATGGCCTTAGGTCGAAGCCGCCAAGAGGCCGAAGCCTCCCTGCGACTCAGCCTGGGGCGCAGCACCACGGACGGCGACATCGACCAAGCCATTCAGGCTCTTAACGACGTCATCCATCAATTGCGTCATAAAGCGTGA